A single Streptomyces mirabilis DNA region contains:
- a CDS encoding winged helix-turn-helix transcriptional regulator, whose protein sequence is MTWLETSTENCTVQRTLDLVGEKWSLLVLRDAMNGVRRFDDFRRHVGLSESVLSDRLRKLVAAGILDTVPYNEPGSRTRHEYRLTRKGWELWPAMIALKQWGDRHAADPEGPPLEVTHAGCGAPVETVVVCSAGHGPLVPPEARTRPGPSAKALDPTAR, encoded by the coding sequence ATGACGTGGCTCGAGACAAGCACCGAGAACTGCACGGTCCAGCGGACTCTCGACCTGGTGGGCGAGAAATGGTCACTGCTGGTCCTGCGGGATGCCATGAACGGCGTACGGCGCTTCGACGACTTCCGTCGGCACGTCGGGCTGTCCGAGAGCGTGCTCTCGGACCGGCTGCGGAAGCTCGTCGCGGCCGGGATCCTGGACACCGTCCCCTACAACGAGCCCGGCAGCCGCACCCGCCACGAGTACCGGCTCACCCGCAAGGGCTGGGAGCTGTGGCCGGCGATGATCGCCCTCAAGCAGTGGGGAGACCGCCATGCTGCGGATCCCGAGGGCCCGCCCCTGGAGGTCACGCACGCCGGCTGCGGCGCGCCGGTCGAGACCGTGGTCGTCTGCTCCGCGGGACACGGCCCCCTCGTCCCGCCGGAGGCACGCACCCGCCCCGGTCCGTCGGCGAAGGCCTTGGATCCCACCGCTCGCTAG
- a CDS encoding PaaI family thioesterase, which translates to MGRSRTYDWEDPTVSAAAVGQHSGLDFLREVQAGRLPAPPISATLGMTLEEVEHGRVVFALVPGEEHYNPIGSVHGGVYATLLDSAAGCAVQSVLPQGMGYTSLDLNVKFLRPVTVDTGKVRAVGTVLNSGRRTALAQAELFDSGDRLLAHTTSSCLLFPV; encoded by the coding sequence ATGGGCAGGTCACGCACGTACGACTGGGAGGACCCCACCGTCTCCGCCGCCGCCGTCGGGCAGCACAGCGGTCTCGACTTCCTCCGCGAGGTGCAGGCCGGACGGCTCCCCGCCCCGCCGATCTCGGCGACCCTCGGGATGACGCTCGAAGAGGTCGAGCACGGCCGGGTCGTCTTCGCCCTCGTTCCGGGCGAGGAGCACTACAACCCCATCGGAAGCGTCCACGGCGGGGTATACGCCACCCTGCTCGATTCGGCGGCGGGCTGCGCGGTGCAGTCGGTCCTGCCGCAGGGGATGGGGTATACCTCACTCGACCTGAATGTGAAGTTCCTGCGCCCGGTCACCGTGGACACCGGCAAGGTCCGTGCCGTGGGCACCGTCCTGAACAGCGGACGTCGTACCGCCCTCGCGCAGGCCGAGCTCTTCGATTCCGGGGACCGGCTGCTGGCGCACACGACCAGCAGCTGTCTGCTGTTCCCCGTCTGA
- a CDS encoding isochorismatase family cysteine hydrolase gives MTVYDYDRRRTGVLLVDPLNDFLADEGKLWPRIAEVAREVDLRAHLSELVSTAREVDVPVFYVPHHRWAPGLYEFWSHPNPSQRAVDKNQLFAQDAFGGDWYPPLRPEPSDTVVAQHWAQSGFANTDLEMRLRQRGVDHVIVIGLLANTCIETTAKYAMELGFHVSLVTDATAAFSSELMRAAHELNGPTYAHVITDTKSVVAALKT, from the coding sequence ATGACGGTGTATGACTACGACCGGCGCCGGACGGGGGTTCTGCTGGTCGATCCGCTGAACGACTTCCTCGCCGACGAGGGCAAGCTCTGGCCGCGCATCGCGGAGGTCGCGCGGGAGGTCGACCTGCGGGCCCATCTGTCCGAACTGGTGTCCACCGCTCGCGAGGTCGACGTTCCGGTGTTCTACGTGCCACATCACCGCTGGGCACCGGGGCTGTACGAGTTCTGGTCCCATCCGAACCCGTCACAACGCGCCGTGGACAAGAACCAGCTCTTCGCTCAGGACGCGTTCGGCGGGGATTGGTATCCGCCCCTGCGGCCCGAGCCCTCGGACACGGTGGTCGCACAGCACTGGGCCCAGAGCGGGTTCGCCAACACGGACCTGGAGATGCGCCTCCGCCAGCGCGGCGTGGATCATGTGATCGTCATCGGACTGCTCGCGAACACCTGCATCGAGACCACGGCCAAGTACGCGATGGAACTCGGATTCCATGTGTCGCTGGTGACCGACGCCACCGCGGCGTTCTCGAGCGAACTCATGAGGGCCGCCCATGAATTGAACGGTCCGACCTACGCACATGTGATCACAGACACGAAAAGTGTCGTAGCGGCACTGAAGACATAA
- the lpdA gene encoding dihydrolipoyl dehydrogenase: MDERFDVVVLGAGPGGYVAAIRAAQLGKRVAVVEERYWGGVCLNVGCIPTKALLRNAELAHIFTREAKTFGIKVDGEVSFDYGEAFRRSRRVADGRVKGVHFLMKKNAITEIDGRGTFLDAHTLQVALADGTTKTVGFDDCIIATGATPKLLPGTRRSDRVVTYEEQILAEDLPRSIVIAGAGAIGIEFAYVLHNYGVKVTVVEFLDRVAPLEDADVSAELAKQYRKLGIDVLTSTRVESIDESGPQVRVTVTGKDGAQKVLEADKVLQAIGFAPNVTGYGLEATGVRVTERGAIDVDGRCRTSVPHIYAIGDVTAKLMLAHNAESMGIIAAETIADAETMELDYVMIPRATYCQPQIASFGYTEAQAKERGYDVKVAKFPFTANGKSHGLGDTVGFVKLISDARYGELLGGHLIGPDVTELLPELTLAQQWDLTVHEVARNVHAHPTLGEAVKEAVHGLAGHMINF, translated from the coding sequence ATGGACGAGCGCTTCGACGTGGTCGTACTCGGAGCAGGACCGGGCGGCTATGTCGCCGCCATCCGCGCCGCGCAACTCGGCAAGCGGGTCGCGGTCGTCGAGGAGCGGTACTGGGGTGGTGTGTGTCTGAACGTCGGCTGCATCCCCACGAAGGCGCTGCTGCGCAATGCCGAGCTGGCGCACATCTTCACGCGGGAGGCGAAGACGTTCGGCATCAAGGTCGACGGCGAGGTCTCCTTCGACTACGGCGAGGCGTTCCGGCGCAGCCGCCGGGTCGCGGACGGCCGCGTCAAGGGCGTCCACTTCCTGATGAAGAAGAACGCGATCACCGAGATCGACGGCCGCGGCACCTTCCTCGACGCCCACACGCTTCAGGTCGCCCTTGCCGACGGCACCACGAAGACGGTCGGATTCGACGACTGCATCATCGCCACCGGCGCCACCCCCAAGTTGCTGCCCGGCACCCGGCGCAGCGACCGTGTCGTCACCTACGAGGAGCAGATCCTCGCCGAGGACCTGCCGCGCTCCATCGTGATCGCGGGCGCCGGGGCGATCGGCATCGAGTTCGCGTACGTCCTGCACAACTACGGTGTGAAGGTCACGGTCGTCGAGTTCCTGGACCGGGTCGCCCCGCTGGAGGACGCGGACGTCTCCGCCGAACTCGCCAAGCAGTACCGGAAGCTGGGCATCGATGTGCTCACCTCGACGCGTGTCGAGTCGATCGACGAGTCGGGCCCGCAGGTGCGGGTGACGGTCACCGGCAAGGACGGTGCGCAGAAGGTTCTGGAGGCCGACAAGGTCCTCCAGGCGATCGGCTTCGCGCCGAACGTCACCGGGTACGGCCTGGAGGCCACGGGTGTACGGGTCACCGAGCGCGGCGCGATCGACGTCGACGGCCGCTGCCGTACGTCCGTACCGCACATCTACGCGATCGGGGATGTGACCGCGAAGCTGATGCTCGCGCACAACGCCGAGTCCATGGGGATCATCGCGGCCGAGACGATCGCGGACGCGGAGACCATGGAGCTGGACTATGTGATGATCCCGCGTGCCACGTACTGCCAGCCGCAGATCGCCAGTTTCGGCTACACCGAGGCACAGGCGAAGGAGCGGGGCTACGACGTCAAGGTCGCCAAGTTCCCCTTCACGGCCAACGGCAAGTCGCACGGTCTGGGTGACACGGTCGGCTTCGTGAAGCTGATCAGCGACGCCAGGTACGGCGAGCTCCTCGGGGGCCATCTGATCGGTCCGGACGTGACGGAGCTGCTGCCGGAGCTGACGCTGGCGCAGCAGTGGGACCTGACCGTGCACGAGGTCGCCCGCAATGTCCACGCCCACCCGACCCTGGGTGAAGCGGTGAAGGAAGCCGTGCACGGCCTGGCCGGACATATGATCAACTTCTGA
- a CDS encoding zinc-binding dehydrogenase produces MAVMRAVRLHFPTHELRVEEVDRPTPGAGEVLVKVEAAGVCLSDVHLISGELGGTPALLRGDTVTLGHEVAGTVAEPGPDAGGWEVGDRVVLQAGEYRDGRGWTRGVDYDGGWAEFALARIDTLVSLPDSIPFEQGAVIPDAVSTPWGAITDTAGVRPGQAVGVWGIGGLGAHGVQLLRMVGACPIIAVDPSPAARDRALAFGADLALDPADPGLADKVAAATRGAGIEAAFDFAGVTPVREQALSVLADGGKLILVGLSGKPVTIADSTTFSTRELRLLGHFGSGANAVAQLIHLTENGRLDFSRSISDVLPLNQAAEAVERLERKKGDPIRLVLRP; encoded by the coding sequence ATGGCTGTCATGCGCGCAGTGCGTCTGCACTTCCCCACCCACGAGCTGCGGGTCGAGGAGGTCGACCGGCCCACCCCCGGTGCGGGTGAGGTCCTGGTCAAGGTGGAAGCGGCCGGGGTGTGCCTGTCCGACGTCCACCTGATCTCCGGAGAACTCGGCGGCACACCCGCGCTGTTGCGGGGCGACACGGTGACCCTGGGGCACGAGGTGGCCGGCACCGTCGCCGAGCCGGGTCCGGACGCGGGCGGCTGGGAAGTCGGCGACCGCGTCGTCCTCCAGGCCGGCGAGTACCGCGACGGGCGGGGCTGGACCCGTGGTGTCGACTACGACGGAGGCTGGGCCGAATTCGCGCTCGCCCGGATCGACACCCTGGTATCGCTCCCGGACTCGATCCCCTTCGAGCAGGGAGCGGTCATCCCCGACGCGGTCTCCACCCCGTGGGGCGCCATCACCGACACCGCCGGTGTCCGCCCCGGCCAGGCGGTCGGGGTCTGGGGCATCGGCGGTCTGGGCGCGCACGGGGTGCAGCTGCTGCGCATGGTGGGCGCCTGCCCCATCATCGCCGTCGACCCTTCCCCCGCCGCCCGCGACCGCGCCCTGGCCTTCGGCGCGGACCTCGCCCTCGATCCGGCCGACCCCGGTCTGGCGGACAAGGTCGCCGCCGCCACCCGCGGGGCCGGTATCGAGGCCGCCTTCGACTTCGCCGGCGTCACCCCGGTGCGCGAGCAGGCCCTGTCCGTGCTGGCCGACGGCGGCAAGTTGATCCTCGTCGGGCTGAGTGGAAAGCCGGTCACCATCGCGGACAGCACCACCTTCAGTACCCGAGAGCTACGGCTCCTGGGCCACTTCGGCTCCGGCGCGAACGCGGTGGCACAACTCATCCACCTCACCGAGAACGGGCGGCTGGACTTCTCCCGCTCCATCTCGGACGTACTGCCCCTGAACCAGGCGGCCGAAGCCGTCGAACGGCTGGAGCGCAAGAAGGGCGATCCGATCCGCCTGGTGCTGCGCCCCTGA
- a CDS encoding HIT family protein yields MTTPPCYACGQEARFDELPPRERVVSDEYWRVAHSFNTAVPGWLVLLPRRHVTAVHDLTDAEAGALGVWQVRLSRVLRGATGCLKTYVVQFAESEGFSHVHFHIVPRMADLSVAHRGPGIFGLLDRPEPERVTTEGADRMARALRARLHGLPHSWGPPDRL; encoded by the coding sequence ATGACGACTCCCCCCTGCTACGCCTGCGGCCAGGAAGCGCGGTTCGACGAACTTCCGCCCCGCGAACGCGTCGTGTCCGATGAGTACTGGCGGGTGGCTCACAGCTTCAACACCGCGGTGCCCGGCTGGCTGGTGCTGCTGCCGCGACGGCATGTCACGGCCGTCCATGACCTCACCGACGCCGAGGCCGGGGCCCTGGGGGTGTGGCAGGTCAGGCTCTCCAGGGTGCTGCGCGGGGCGACCGGTTGCCTCAAGACCTACGTCGTCCAGTTCGCCGAGTCCGAGGGCTTCTCGCACGTGCACTTCCACATCGTGCCGCGCATGGCGGATCTGTCCGTCGCACACCGTGGGCCGGGCATCTTCGGGCTCCTGGACCGTCCGGAGCCGGAGCGGGTGACAACGGAAGGCGCGGACCGTATGGCCCGCGCCCTACGAGCCCGGCTTCACGGGCTCCCGCACTCCTGGGGTCCGCCGGACAGGCTCTAG
- a CDS encoding acyl-CoA dehydrogenase family protein: protein MPATRTLPAPEAVDLIGLTRELAEKELAPRVAEAEAEEKFPREIFRTLGRAGLLSLPYAEEYGGGDQPYEVYLQVLEEIAAVWASVGVGVSVHALSCFALASFGTEEQRKEWLPDMLSGELLGAYCLSEAHAGSDPAAMRTRAVRDGDHYVLNGAKAWTTHGGHADFYTIMARTSDAGSGAISCFLVPADTPGLIADPPEHKMGLTGSATATIRLEDVRVPADRRIGEEGQGLKIAFAGLDCGRLGIAAVATGLAQGALDHALRYSRERETFGRPIIEHQGLAFVLADMAAAVQASRATTLAAARLKDQGLPFACEASIAKLIATDNAMKVTTDAVQVLGGAGYTRDFPVERYMREAKVMQIFEGTNQIQRLIIGRALRESDRGTLRVQN, encoded by the coding sequence ATGCCAGCTACCCGTACGCTTCCCGCCCCGGAAGCCGTCGACCTGATCGGCCTGACCCGTGAGCTCGCCGAGAAGGAGCTCGCGCCTCGCGTCGCCGAGGCGGAGGCCGAGGAGAAGTTCCCCCGCGAGATCTTCCGCACGCTCGGCCGGGCGGGCCTGCTGAGCCTGCCCTACGCCGAGGAGTACGGCGGCGGGGACCAGCCCTACGAGGTCTACCTCCAGGTCCTCGAGGAGATCGCCGCCGTGTGGGCCAGCGTCGGGGTCGGCGTCTCGGTGCACGCGTTGTCCTGCTTCGCCCTCGCCTCCTTCGGCACCGAGGAGCAGAGGAAGGAGTGGCTGCCCGACATGCTCAGCGGCGAGCTGCTCGGCGCCTACTGCCTGTCCGAGGCCCACGCCGGTTCCGACCCCGCCGCGATGCGCACCCGGGCCGTCAGGGACGGCGACCACTACGTCCTGAACGGCGCCAAGGCGTGGACCACGCACGGTGGGCACGCGGACTTCTACACGATCATGGCGCGCACGTCCGACGCGGGCTCGGGCGCGATCTCCTGCTTCCTCGTCCCGGCCGACACCCCTGGTCTGATAGCCGATCCGCCCGAGCACAAGATGGGTCTGACCGGGTCGGCCACCGCGACCATCCGCCTGGAGGACGTGCGTGTCCCGGCGGATCGACGCATCGGCGAGGAGGGCCAGGGACTCAAGATCGCCTTCGCCGGACTGGACTGCGGACGACTCGGCATCGCGGCCGTCGCCACGGGCCTGGCCCAGGGAGCACTGGACCACGCGCTGCGCTACTCGCGCGAACGGGAGACCTTCGGCCGCCCGATCATCGAACACCAGGGGCTGGCTTTCGTGCTCGCGGACATGGCCGCGGCGGTCCAGGCCTCCCGCGCCACCACGCTCGCCGCCGCCCGGCTCAAGGACCAGGGGCTCCCGTTCGCCTGCGAAGCGTCCATCGCCAAGCTGATCGCCACGGACAACGCCATGAAGGTCACCACGGACGCCGTCCAGGTCCTGGGCGGCGCCGGCTACACCCGCGACTTCCCGGTCGAGCGCTATATGCGGGAGGCCAAGGTCATGCAGATCTTCGAGGGCACCAACCAGATCCAGCGCCTGATCATCGGTCGCGCGCTGCGGGAGAGCGACCGGGGCACCCTCAGGGTTCAGAACTAG
- a CDS encoding CaiB/BaiF CoA transferase family protein: MQSSDGSGGPLVGLRVLELAGLGPAPHAAMVLADLGADVVRVERPSGRALRLGPEGATDIVRRGRRSVFADLKESEGRALVRALAARADVLIEGLRPGAAERLGVGPEDCGRENPGLVYARVTGWGQDGPLAQDPGHDLNYIGLTGLLHAMGRAGDPPPPPLNLVGDFGGGSMLLVIGVLAALWERSRSGAGQVVDSAMLDGTALLGQMTYALRGMGEWSDERSANLLDGAAPFYDTYECGDGKYVAVAALEPQFFAALLEGLGIAGAHLPAQGDRGGWPVLRAWFEQRFASRTRDEWTAHFAGTDACVTPVLTFAEAGAHPHVVARSTLVEVDGILQAAPAPRFSRTPNRRPSAPGAPGADTESVLRDWGVGSPAATPAVRARPRAR; the protein is encoded by the coding sequence ATGCAGTCCAGCGATGGATCCGGGGGCCCCCTCGTCGGTCTACGCGTCCTCGAGCTCGCGGGACTCGGGCCGGCTCCGCACGCGGCCATGGTGCTGGCCGATCTCGGCGCCGACGTGGTGCGCGTCGAGCGGCCCTCCGGCCGGGCGCTGCGGCTCGGCCCGGAAGGCGCCACCGACATCGTGCGGCGCGGCCGCAGGTCGGTCTTCGCCGATCTCAAGGAGTCCGAGGGACGTGCGCTGGTACGGGCGCTGGCCGCCCGGGCCGATGTGCTGATCGAGGGCCTGCGGCCGGGCGCCGCCGAGCGCCTCGGCGTCGGCCCCGAGGACTGCGGCAGGGAGAACCCGGGCCTCGTCTACGCACGCGTCACCGGCTGGGGTCAGGACGGCCCGCTCGCCCAGGATCCCGGGCACGACCTGAACTACATCGGTCTCACCGGGCTGCTCCACGCGATGGGCCGTGCCGGTGATCCGCCGCCCCCGCCGCTCAATCTGGTGGGAGATTTCGGGGGTGGGTCCATGCTTCTGGTCATCGGCGTCCTGGCCGCGCTCTGGGAGCGCTCACGTTCCGGGGCCGGGCAGGTCGTGGACTCCGCCATGCTCGACGGGACCGCCCTGCTCGGCCAGATGACGTACGCGCTGCGCGGCATGGGCGAGTGGTCGGACGAACGGAGCGCCAACCTCCTCGACGGGGCCGCCCCTTTCTACGACACCTACGAGTGCGGCGACGGCAAGTACGTGGCCGTCGCCGCACTCGAACCGCAGTTCTTCGCGGCGCTCCTGGAGGGACTGGGCATCGCCGGGGCCCACCTGCCCGCCCAGGGCGACCGCGGCGGCTGGCCCGTGCTGCGGGCCTGGTTCGAACAGCGCTTCGCCTCCCGCACGCGCGACGAGTGGACCGCGCACTTCGCCGGCACGGACGCGTGCGTCACCCCCGTGCTGACGTTCGCGGAGGCGGGAGCGCACCCGCATGTGGTAGCCCGGAGCACCCTCGTCGAGGTCGACGGCATCCTCCAGGCCGCACCGGCCCCGCGCTTCTCGCGCACTCCCAACCGGCGGCCCTCGGCCCCGGGTGCGCCGGGCGCGGACACCGAGTCGGTGCTGCGCGACTGGGGTGTCGGCTCCCCGGCCGCCACCCCCGCGGTCAGGGCGAGACCGCGTGCACGATGA
- a CDS encoding TetR/AcrR family transcriptional regulator: MPSTRRTARQTDLLKRLVALLAAEGFASFTLDELTERLRCSKTTLYQLAGSKQELVREAVKHYFRSAAEAIEKQVADTSAPAERVVVYLNAVAQQLRPLSRRFLDDMAGFEPAREVYEANTRLAAGRIRQLIADGVAAGAFRDVHAAFVGEVVAATMQEIQRGEVSARTGLTDAEAYAELASLIVHAVSP; this comes from the coding sequence ATGCCGTCCACACGTCGCACAGCGCGCCAGACCGACCTGCTGAAACGGCTGGTCGCCCTGCTGGCGGCGGAAGGTTTCGCCTCGTTCACGCTCGACGAACTGACCGAGCGGCTGCGCTGCTCGAAGACGACGTTGTACCAACTGGCGGGCAGCAAGCAGGAGTTGGTCCGTGAGGCCGTGAAGCACTACTTCCGGAGTGCGGCCGAGGCCATCGAGAAGCAGGTGGCGGACACCTCCGCGCCCGCGGAGCGCGTGGTGGTCTACCTGAACGCGGTCGCCCAGCAGTTGAGGCCGCTGTCCCGGCGGTTCCTCGACGACATGGCCGGATTCGAACCGGCCCGCGAGGTGTACGAGGCCAACACCCGCCTGGCCGCGGGCCGGATCAGACAGCTGATCGCGGACGGCGTCGCCGCCGGCGCGTTCCGTGACGTCCACGCGGCCTTCGTGGGCGAGGTCGTCGCCGCCACCATGCAGGAGATCCAGCGCGGCGAGGTGTCCGCGCGCACGGGGCTGACCGACGCGGAGGCGTACGCCGAGTTGGCGTCGCTCATCGTGCACGCGGTCTCGCCCTGA
- a CDS encoding SDR family oxidoreductase, with the protein MRRNTPLPKEGTADDIVGAVLWLVGDAGSYVTGQTVVVDGGWTAR; encoded by the coding sequence CTGCGCCGCAACACCCCGCTGCCCAAGGAGGGGACCGCCGATGACATCGTCGGCGCGGTCCTGTGGCTCGTCGGCGACGCCGGAAGCTATGTCACCGGACAGACGGTCGTCGTGGACGGCGGCTGGACCGCCCGCTGA
- a CDS encoding aldehyde dehydrogenase family protein, which translates to MVCRSEKARAVARRIRAGWVAINDAFDFGCPFGGYKKSGNGREWGEFGFHDYLETKGILG; encoded by the coding sequence ATCGTATGCCGGTCGGAGAAGGCGCGTGCCGTGGCGCGTCGCATCCGGGCGGGATGGGTCGCGATCAACGACGCGTTCGACTTCGGCTGTCCGTTCGGCGGGTACAAGAAGAGCGGCAACGGCCGGGAGTGGGGCGAGTTCGGCTTCCACGACTACCTGGAGACCAAGGGCATTCTCGGCTAG